In the Equus caballus isolate H_3958 breed thoroughbred chromosome 14, TB-T2T, whole genome shotgun sequence genome, atctgggtgtgctggtaggttcccaaataaaatcccaaacagtgattctgtagtccttgattcagttatttagcgtttcagatctgtgtaggagaacaccgttcccagcacttgatcatgagtcatcttgccatgtcaggcgccacttgccaagccttccttcatgttgggcagatcaggagaacagagctgagtctctgagcagatgctggagcaagagctctgtcccaggatacaggggcctatctgaggaagcacagatgtgactgtgggcctcagagtctatgccctccttgagcagaggacttctgactgagaagatcaagtgtggactctagccaaaaatcctccttcgagtttttcaaagaaggaaaaattgaaagtatcttatcacctttagaaattcagaaagggaaaaacacaaagtgctagtaataaaaatagagagtgacagtaatcttggatgaatatctgagtttcctagagagaggagcaagccaactaagtcctcgatcctcattcttttctttttgttctcagcgtcagggcagagccaagagcagaagaaaaggtggaacaccaagtggtaaggttccacctatcccacctgagctctccaagggtgacccatcctgtcctctccatgaggtcccaggtccatggtctctgaggatgtcactcgctagatacagtccctctcagaaaacagagccctcagaggagaggctcatgggaaagcagtcagaacctgaaacatttctcagattcctgctctgctcacatctgggcatgaagcagtgatggacctgGGCAATGGGCGTTGCCCAATAAGTGACCATATGAGATGtaaagagtcagaacttctgtctcctgacctggtgaaagtactttgacttcctggatgatcagattcttccttgaagtaaccagtgacctatgttcctcacatggtgtttttgagcctcacatgggatgacatacatatatgaatgaaagctctttgtgaatgataaagcaacatacatacgtgagctttattattatcattaaccgtGCGATCTTGAATCCTAATTCTTGGAGCTCTCCAAGTCCAATCTACCAAGGGTACCATAAAGGACATTCTGCTCTGCCTCCTAAaagatctctttgcttctgtcttcatcactttcCTGTTTTCCCAGGTGGTAGAGCTTACCAGAGCgaagcagaggaggcaaggaaggtgctttctctgctgcaaaggtgactaaacacaatccttctttcctgtattccgcttcttagcagggtctaagaatttctagggcctcagtgaaacgtgagattgataagggagggaaaatcctcagattttgaaatccagattgtgaaagtcttggggagaaggaaacaacatagattgtgagctcaaggaagtggagggatgtgaaaggacagtatgcaatgggtgcccctacctctgtcagacctgccagggccccatatatttgttctggtcctggctgcagctatgtacatcctgtctccttcagtcccCGGGGCCAGCATCGCGATACCATCTGCTTTCGTCAACTGCTATGTCCAGACCgttcctgtgaggtgtgtaatagcacaaccgTGGAGGTCAATCGGTTGCTGTTCCTGGAGggcctggaagatgatactgcctctgtgtcctctctggcttccacagctcctgggactgagtcatccttcactctgtcctctgccttctcagaagtccctccaggagacctaacaccatcccctccacctgacccttccccaccgccccccttcgctctctcacctaacccaacgacacccttagctgactttctttcaccctcaccaccgggtcagtctatgccaccagagccttttcctcccttggagtccaaattcccagcagaccattccccaccccaaccccttgcccttccccctctcccaccacatgacacccaggcaacgggtcctattctccaaccagaggccactctgtctctgaatacgatcttctctcttgaccgcaccctttcccaagatattaacgccTTACCAAATCTgtcccagataatgaatcccaatgATTCACTAGCTTGTCATCATGCACCACCAAGCCTTTCTGTCTCACTACCGaaagaccaccctttaactgtgactcaatctaaattggtttccatcttattgaagtctgctccagagaactcatctccagatagccctggtgggttgtccacttatgtcccaacagtcagaggcactgaccattcaagtctgtcaatttcagaattctcttgttgTCGGGCTCCTGCCAAGAACATGTTCCTCCCCACATTATCACACTGTGATTTTCAACGAGAGCAAGTTTCCCTCCGTCTATGAGAGACCTGTCTCTGGGGAGACTCTGCTACCAATCACATGGAGGCCAGCAgccattctttccttggccttaacggccaggcattcttggcaagacaaataaaaaagagaatggatttccagattttagagaagaaagaaaaggaggaaggactattttcaaaacaaatgtgctcagaaaaccaacggatgtcttcagggaattcattgcagccacttgacgtacaagacaccacagcccccaaaactggctgggacatcacaggcaaaccagagcagctgagcatttgtcaacagctactgtatgtcaagactttgggagaaaacttgcagaaatatacccagctcttttgggctgttccctctctgcacagtgagtccccggtggccactctcctggtttctagtagtagtgccccactagggtctcattttgtcttattcaatGGAATCTGTAATGCTTCTGCAGTCAAGATGAGGAATCAagaatctccaccacttccccattctcaccctcctcccctccccgatgTACATCCACAACCCTTCTCTCAAATCAACCCCCAATCCCAGCACCCACACTTCACTCAggtccagccccatgcccaccttcaatccccactctcaatcctaccatcttcttctccatcccagattagggaccatggagtgtctttccatagatcccagattgagtcagactctcatatctcaactgaaaatcaacacctgaaatggcacatgttgcagaagcaacaagaaagtctatggggtttagtccctgcattccaaaaatctcaagaagccacttgtcctcaagctctcacccctcctttggtcagccagtcctcccatgcctatgtaccagtctctgtccttcctggccattttcatatcacccgtgaaccccaggataaaatggagctccacattccaaggaggctattctcacactgctgcctccatgccagtaggaatctagagtctctgtgtaaatgcacagaaacatctcagcaaaaaggcagacatgctcactcacagctccgtcagcttcagggccagagtagcaaggatctagcagagactgaattgagtttcccaggaagcttccatgagacgatctcaacaaagtttcaactaaggcaggacatgaagaggaatcttggatatatcctagagaagaccccagaagatagtcctccaagggtctcagaatgctacctactaaagagtctgagggctgcctcagagacaaaaagtagctgtgtgtgtcactcaaggaattactcagggaatcaactcttaaatgtctcaaggaaggacacagaccagaatgaagtgaaaaccattcttagattaTATCTAAGCCAGAAGTTTTGGCAGATCACTGCGGGGAGGATCCCCCTCGGGGTGTGTCATTTTTGGCTGGCTGAGGAcaacccatcccctccttctgggagttcccagaagaatatggaaaacagaaatttgaaaaacataacagtaggtggggtccacccccagatgaccactccagagctttcttttctggatcccaaCACCCGACAGGTGCTAGAAGCCCATATTATAAGGTTTCGCGTGAGTCAGAGGTGGGGCCTACCCCTCAAAGTTCTTGAATCCATAAAATCCTATAAGTTGAGAGAAGCCAAaacatggcctcttccccaatttgactttctctcagccacctatatttctggggtggattccaaagctgaggtttccaagccccttgagggaagctctaaaagttttcagggaaataaggtgaaaacaacgaattcagtccccatcctggatcttccactccctgctacctcacctgtgggcaacgaaggacagggggccgtaaaaccatcccactctgatatcgaccaggagcttgccaaggacatccaggcaatcgagcatggcagacagacttcagagatcctcacacacagctttatagacaaagtgagtcagagtaagactgcactagacaataacagatgcagccgagaggtgcccacaaggcaagctggggctggacatgtgccaagggatgagaatgtgagttccagtgatagagaggacatgattcagggccaaaagatggtggagaagaattgaaaacatttttccacgttCACCATGAACTTCGgggagatattcaaggctgaggagctgtgcgttcttacatcacaatcttgtgacatcttgacaaccaacaagttgggaagctcccaaatggtaaatatcaatgtgagcaaagtagaaactaccctgaccagtgaatgtccctcaccaaaaataccagttccccaagattccaagccatcagacattaaaaaacagctccttaccgagttgaagtttcaattgaagagcaaggaacatagccagcctaaaggctctcccgctgacatatcccttacttcagatagcttgccttccgactcctcactgactcagtcccagagcgtctccagtggggacatgggagcttcccaggtgctgcaagtccacttggaggacaatgggcattggcgggaaccctgggcctctaagcatgtctcatggaaatgccaggataggaatttcccaccagctgcaaagacagtgagacctctggactccagagcaggagaatgtggaagcgaggattcaggagttgggacgtctaaagccagaaagaagagccactctattgaggacagagaattagagggtGCTTCCCtgtatctgtcacagaatgaacagtttcctcccgaaagttacttcagaaaaaaaatgaggcagttttttcagtggattaattccaagaaaaaaatcacagggcaggaaagtccccagcaaaaagccaagttcacgtcaacctttgcaccgctccgagacccagctcaaagtgcagctctcgtgagctgtgggcctcctgaagctcatgagctcatggcagccatcgggaagatcctagaggagaaactggcatggagatacgaacctgaggctgcagagttaagtcagcagaagggggaactgcaggcccaggtagagcctgacgagggacatccctccaactacggggctctctctgacccacagccaggggaatgggcaaggaccacatcctgcagccaagatgctgtccctcctgacaagagttttcgtacaagggttagacagaaaagagacaggatcagacagccctggaaagttgtggccttcaaggaccagcatttatgccagagtcaacccccttccccaccctacagggagtctgtgccccatccaagacccacctgcatgcatgatgtatCCCACGTCCCTgcggccaccctcacctctaatgaaagcactgtgttcagagatctgactcttctattcaaacaggaaatgcttctccaacacttccagggaggaaaaatgtccccaaagaaatcattcagtccttgtgGAGAAAGCATTGCCgttttcacgagaacacatcctctgatgagaaccatggttagcacaaccaaggatactgatcgtcctcaataaatgtttctgccaagagagagtagtgttctctgtgtggtgctttgggggagtgggtttggggttcccagcgcttatgctcagggaaaggaaggagggaagtcagctctgactgatttcctcatttggtttctgcaagatgaccagtcccttgtagggggcctgacagtggctttctcagttttatcttgggtcctgtatttgaccttactcagatgtcctgtacttaaaacactttactttttcataaaaagtacaaaaagtttactctaaaaacttccgggcgttttcaaaatgagaaaaacccttcaagtccagaacttggctcaacttgtctttccatctgctccctcactatcctgaactatacacagctgcagggtgggatgcgttcctctggaaggatacagccagaatttccccttgttgcctcagaaagttttggaattggaagtgtgggggtgtttaggccctgaggtgagtggcagggggaaatgttgctcttggatctcttggtgaggaatgaatgtcacctgctcctaagagcctttctctccctcaggaggtctgggtggtgggccgcgtccccacgcctcagctgaccctaacgaaAATGGGGGGCAGTTCACCCTTgcccttcctctacccttcctggagcagacgggaggagagaccttgcagctctgaaaaggaccagagatatgaatcttttcctgaaaacggtaacttaccttcatttagaaaaagttgctgattcctgagtatctcactggtgagcagtcagtgcagaTGTGCGTATGGgtgggttttgcgattgtggacactggagtggccagggcagggtccaggaactgggtgggtcccgccgaagaatctgttatatgtggggtggtaatctgtctggaaggcacattctgagctcaacaatgaggtctccctgcatgtgaggacacctcaaggaacGGGAAGAGCcgctcccgagggaaacttcctcaggaggcccagcttggtagaattattgcaagaccaagagatcacctggctatcattttTAGGAATGGTCGTcgggcagccacccagaatttggggcaacaggagacaacaagtagggaaaaaggaatggtggagtgagtggaaaaggaaagaaaaaatgaggaggggaagaatgacctcATCATCACTCCTCATGGTCCCTGAGGGTCACTTTGAGCtcaaaatgtcccttccagacagattaacaccccacatcctggccatccactccacccagcactaccttacctaggcctcacctcctggagactaatcagggctggggggagcacaatgataccactgcagctaagagaacttgggatagtcttcgagattgaagacagtgtctccaggaatgttgtcaaggaggttgtcctctcatttggtgcctgccttcccagccatgctacatcttacaccaaggttacagtaatttaggggtgtgttagttactatataacaaataccccaaaagttagtggctaaaaaaaccaagtatttattaattcatagtttctgttggtgagggatctaggcaaggcctacctgggttctctgctccaaggtctctcacaaggctgcaattaaggtggcagctggggctggggtctcagctgaaggcttgactggggaaatacacacttctttgctcacttctatagttgctggctggatgcagttcctcaaggcctgttggactgagagcctcaattcctggatggccgttggctggagttggccggaggcaaccttcagttccttatcatgtaggcctctccaacatggcagcttgcttcatcaaagccaggagagagtctgctagcaagacagaagtcacaatcttgtaaactaatgagggaaatgatatcccatcaccattcccttattctattagtcagaagcaaatcacgaggtccagcttacactcaaggggagcagtttatacaagggtgtgactagcaaaagaagggatctttggaaccttcttagaactcttcctaacacaagggtttcttcttggacatcccactgagttcactgaagcaaaagtgaccaaagggaccaagtggatccttgtgctcatccatatccacgtcatcaaagTTAAAGCTGTTGAATGGCTGAGCGGAGtaacgtctggtaagaaaaacatcaaagagattgaagcatccaaagaaggagggaaaggtggcatggaggtaaaggcggtatggggtcatcatgaacggtaaagtgaaaggagcccttagaaccacctgcatcaccactgccagtattcagacttagaggggaggaaaaattaggtgcAAGAAGGCTCATCCTCGCCCTGCCACcgtatctccactctgctctagctccccgactacaggcctaaagaagcaaccttcagttcccatagagatagccaggcttatagaggaagcaaaccctacagcttgcaaggtttaacttctgctcttattggtATATTTAATATAGgacatccatcatttcaaatttgcttctcacagcttgaacatcagagaatggatcacacaatcgatggcaaagccagtactagggaattcagcatgtagctcccattctgggatgttttccatgaacccattgccaaagagcttctaaccaagggagaggtggtggctcaaaagggctgacttactggctggggtcacaagacaagtcatacctggtgcccagatatttgcttctattcagagaaacactggatgaggcaacgagacagaatttgcacactcagcacatctaggcggtgaactgtccaaatgaggtgacactaccacccaggagtgatcccacactcttgttctgcttctagtactgttttcctttttcccagattccagttcctatgggaaagcaggactcttaccaaaagaaggaaaacatattagctgaacagtgactggagagatgaggaggaatttctctagaaacagatttcatgggcttgctgcttatacccagagatcagtgctgtgcagcttggggggcGTGGGTGGGGGTCTCATTTACATGATATTCTGTGGtgcctgaagaattttcagtgacatagaatgtgatgggaatgggttacctgaatttttataccctcaagcccacactccaaacctaatgtcagggcgaataaaatgcatgaattgactggtaccttgatgtggcttgggtatgggaaccccagatctcagcttcaggcactgtgaatttctctggtaccaggtgctgcctaaggcaatcagctttcttgaggcagccttcacatggattaacactcagaactgtgcccgAATCTGCAGCCACAACgaaggggcccaggctatgagaaggggctcttctctctctctttttttttttttaaagattggcacctgagctaacaactgttgccaatcttcttcttcttttttctccccaaatcccctcagtacgtagttgtatatttcagttgtgggtccctctagttgtggcatgtgggatgccgcctcaatgtggcctgacgagcggtgccacggccacaccca is a window encoding:
- the LOC138917399 gene encoding spermatogenesis-associated protein 31D3-like, with the protein product MAELQLEFLGIPIPAFLCGVGLLLLSLCYLKRSPCFPIFRKERDINQRQGRAKSRRKGGTPSGGRAYQSEAEEARKVLSLLQSPRGQHRDTICFRQLLCPDRSCEVCNSTTVEVNRLLFLEGLEDDTASVSSLASTAPGTESSFTLSSAFSEVPPGDLTPSPPPDPSPPPPFALSPNPTTPLADFLSPSPPGQSMPPEPFPPLESKFPADHSPPQPLALPPLPPHDTQATGPILQPEATLSLNTIFSLDRTLSQDINALPNLSQIMNPNDSLACHHAPPSLSVSLPKDHPLTVTQSKLVSILLKSAPENSSPDSPGGLSTYVPTVRGTDHSSLSISEFSCCRAPAKNMFLPTLSHCDFQREQVSLRL